The following are encoded in a window of Hemiscyllium ocellatum isolate sHemOce1 chromosome 35, sHemOce1.pat.X.cur, whole genome shotgun sequence genomic DNA:
- the LOC132832785 gene encoding zinc finger protein 235-like, producing MNLQRTHTEEKSFKCKVCNKAFCNSSKLLRHQRIHTGEKPFTCEVCDKSFSVSSHLRVHQRIHTGEKPFRCKVCDRLFSRSENLRTHERVHTGEKPFTCDVCEKSFSQSGQLRTHQRIHTGEKPFTCKECDKSFSDSSSLRRHERIHTGEKPFTCEVCSKSFSSSSTLHTHQSIHTGEKPFMCVKCFKSFSDLSYLRRHKRIHIGEKPFTCEVCNESFSSSSTLRTHHHIHMGKKPFTCEVCDKSFSQSGILRVHQHLHMGEKPFLCQVCDKSFSQSESLHRHQCIHTGENPYTCEVCKKSFSRSWNLLLHQKIHTVE from the coding sequence ATGAATCTCCAACGCACTCACACTGAGGAGAAATCCTTCAAGTGCAAGGTTTGCAACAAAGCATTCTGCAACTCATCGAAACTCCTgcgtcatcagaggattcacacgggagagaaaccattcacatgtgAGGTGTGTGATAAATCATTCTCTGTATCCTCACACCTCCGTGTGCATCAACgcatccacacaggggagaaacctttCAGATGTAAGGTGTGCGACAGATTATTCTCACGGTCAGAGAATCTCCGAACACACGAACgcgtccacacaggggagaaaccattcacgtgtgatgtgtgtgagaaatcattctCACAATCAGGACAGCTCCGCACACACCAACGTAtccacacaggagagaaaccATTCACTTGCAAAGAGTGTGATAAATCATTTTCAGATTCATCGTCACTCCGTAGACATGAgcgcattcacacaggggagaaaccattcacttgTGAAGTGTGCAGTAAGTCCTTCTCATCATCCTcgaccctccacacacaccaaagtattcacactggggagaaaccattcatgtGTGTTAAATGTTTCAAATCATTCTCGGATTTGTCATACCTCCGCAGACACAAACGCATTCACATAGGAGAGAAACCATTCACTTGTGAGGTATGCAATGAATCGTTCTCATCATCTTCGACCCTCCGCACACATCACCACATTCACATGGGGAAGAAACCATTCACttgtgaggtgtgtgacaaatcattctctcAGTCAGGGATTCTCCGGgtccaccaacacctccacatggGAGAGAAACCATTCCTATGCCAGGTGTGTGATAAATCATTCTCGCAGTCAGAAAGCCTTCACAGACACCAATGTATCCACACAGGAGAGAATCCGTATACATGTGAGGTGTGCAAGAAATCATTCTCGAGGTCCTGGAACCTCCTGCTCCATCAGAAGATCCACACAGTGGAGTAA